AAAAGAACGGTCTGCATAGACGGTGATCACGACAGGGGTCAGCAGCCCCTGTTGCGTCTGCGTCTTGGCGTTGAACGCCTTGCAGAATTCCATGATATTGACCCCGCGTTGACCAAGCGCAGGCCCGACAGGCGGACTCGGGGTCGCCTGGCCGGCCGGGATCTGCAACTTGATTTCGGTCATCACCTTTTTTGCCATTGCTTCTGTACCTCTTTAGGTTTTCTCGACCTGCACCAGATCGAGTTCAACCGGGGTTGCGCGACCGAAGATGCTGATCAGCACCCGTAGTTTTCCTTTGTCCGGCTTGACCTCTTCAACGACGCCGGTGAAATCCTGAAAAGGACCGTCCACCACCTTTACCCCTTCACCGACCTCGTACAAGACCTTGGGTTTCGGCCGTAATGTTCCCTCTTGGACTTGGTTCAGAATCTCTGACACCTCGGCCTCAGACACTGGGGGGATCGTCTGGGGGTCAAACGATCCCCCGACGAAACCGGTGACCTTGGGCGTTGACTTGACAACGTGCCAGGTCTCGTTACTCATCTCCATCTGGACCAGGATATAACCGGGGAAAAACTTGCGGGCAGAAGTCCGTTTGCGGCCTTTGACAAGCTCGACAACCTGCTCCTCGGGAACGAGGACATCGCCGAACAGTTCCTCCTTGCCGAGCGTACGGATACGTTCCTCAAGAGCCACTTTGGCTTTCCGTTCATACCCGGAATAGGTATGGACAACATACCATTGCTTGGCCATAGCGTAGTCTGCCGTGCCGATGAAGACCTAGTAACCGAGCAGCAGGCGTAACAGCCAAGCCAGGAAAGCATCGACGGCAAAGAGGTAGAGCGCTATCACACTCACCAAAAGCAGCACCACCCAGGTTGCCGCCCGAACCTCTTTCTGGGCAGGCCAGTGCACCCGTTGAAGCTCGGCCCAGGCTTCTTGCAGGAATGTCCTGGCAGTGTCGAAGCCGGCTCGTATGGCACTCACTTTGCTCGCATCCTCTCTCCGCTCTCAGAAATCAAGCCCATGCTGGGATTCGATCGTCATCGGTCGTTCGTCTTTCAGTGCTTCACCACAAAGAAAAGCGGGTCAGGCAGGCTTCGAACCTGCAACCCCCGGATTTGGAGTCCGGTGCTCTATCCAATTCGAGCTACTGACCCACATACTCAGGAGGTTTTACTCCAAGATTTTAGCGACGACGCCGGCACCCACCGTGCGGCCCCCCTCCCGAATCGCAAACCGTAACCCCTCGTCCATCGCTATCG
This region of Desulfurellaceae bacterium genomic DNA includes:
- the nusG gene encoding transcription termination/antitermination protein NusG, translated to MAKQWYVVHTYSGYERKAKVALEERIRTLGKEELFGDVLVPEEQVVELVKGRKRTSARKFFPGYILVQMEMSNETWHVVKSTPKVTGFVGGSFDPQTIPPVSEAEVSEILNQVQEGTLRPKPKVLYEVGEGVKVVDGPFQDFTGVVEEVKPDKGKLRVLISIFGRATPVELDLVQVEKT
- the secE gene encoding preprotein translocase subunit SecE, encoding MSAIRAGFDTARTFLQEAWAELQRVHWPAQKEVRAATWVVLLLVSVIALYLFAVDAFLAWLLRLLLGY